The following coding sequences are from one Paenibacillus sp. FSL R5-0912 window:
- a CDS encoding GH36-type glycosyl hydrolase domain-containing protein encodes MLKFTTAREAMASAEEILRQAFADRIGPGAHISALFTDSERRGAVGIAGLPFRLPAIQELLKLPAVAALLPGEAGASALFAVNEEATELSLYIRHAGRQEQTVDVPEATASLALAQLQAAPGWAGALNAEGEHVIDLRSPVPGPHFAVNLLMGNRLSFPHPLQTTPKSVVDRLGGGSFRSHAATQVLATRWDMRQEENGFPANRQFYLFEDGKQIFYSADPGDEGIESAVCRHSQNVTRITCRTRCGLEITRIISILPQYEGLPLATELQRIEIENHGEADRVLRIVYTGMFGSAAPGALFEDVLYSNVIMQGGVLQDNTGAVAAISPDYYPEGGRHDLRFHTMIVHGAEGPVLPREYCVSYNEFVGTGSLHRPSGALRLSNILHRKGPGFFAVAGEIQVAAGAKTAVDQLTGLVSDKSGAPWNDTVLADEVGALVTRFSDPCAAESALAESAGFVRDYSKFLQVFSDDKNFDVFINRNLPFQVLYQSFVSRSFCQTQKGYREIGFREIQDLYASMYYFVGMGQSALVKSLLKEWTGMVFELGYAYHNFFWAGKEPGKWSDDALWLVQAVYRYVMLTGDLEFLDESCPVAGQEASRPVFETLKAIIVYSGKISIGRHGLPLLDFADWNDCLKLDDTYLNGPAKEKLYREQLQAGGVFGDSLDSDYSESVMNAFLLKVAVDELSALAARKGEQDDADELNRFGSKLRERIQEHAWKGDFFARVLFNRYQNGEYTYLGAAGDGLSADPASEGSYFLNSFSWSILSGCADESQISVMLDTMKSHLMTPFGLKLVSPVALGRVSTHTASDEYFPGDRENGGVFKHACMMAAAAMFKGAKEVSDSGLAAELGRLGYWLLDRIMPFKTMEDPFAVCGNPRFCTQYNNSETGENIGPMLSGTSTWLTLSLMEALGIEYTAQGIALSPILREEQTEFSYTLKLGKSSYCIRISKPEGFRRMNGGDARLTLDGRALEDGFIPTPDDGLTHEVELRFEE; translated from the coding sequence ATGCTGAAATTTACTACCGCAAGAGAAGCGATGGCTTCGGCTGAAGAGATCCTGAGACAAGCCTTCGCAGACCGGATTGGCCCCGGGGCGCACATCAGTGCCCTCTTTACGGATTCGGAACGACGGGGGGCCGTAGGCATAGCCGGTCTGCCGTTTCGGCTGCCTGCCATTCAGGAGCTGCTCAAGCTCCCCGCTGTGGCAGCGCTGCTGCCGGGTGAAGCGGGTGCCTCCGCGTTGTTCGCCGTAAACGAAGAAGCCACGGAATTGTCACTGTATATCCGGCACGCCGGAAGACAGGAGCAGACTGTTGACGTACCGGAGGCTACCGCAAGCCTGGCTTTGGCGCAATTGCAGGCCGCTCCGGGCTGGGCAGGGGCGCTTAACGCTGAGGGCGAGCACGTAATTGATCTGCGTTCACCTGTGCCGGGTCCGCATTTCGCGGTCAATTTGCTTATGGGCAACCGTCTGAGCTTTCCCCATCCGCTTCAGACTACCCCGAAGAGCGTTGTTGACCGGCTGGGCGGCGGCAGCTTCCGTTCACATGCGGCCACCCAGGTGCTGGCCACCCGCTGGGATATGCGTCAGGAGGAGAACGGGTTCCCGGCTAACCGGCAATTCTATCTGTTCGAGGACGGGAAGCAGATCTTCTATTCCGCGGACCCCGGAGATGAAGGGATAGAGTCGGCGGTCTGCCGGCATTCGCAGAATGTAACCCGAATCACCTGCCGGACGCGCTGCGGACTGGAGATTACACGAATCATCTCTATTCTGCCTCAATACGAGGGCCTGCCTCTGGCTACCGAATTACAGCGGATTGAGATTGAGAACCATGGAGAAGCCGACCGAGTTCTGCGGATCGTCTACACGGGAATGTTCGGCTCAGCGGCTCCGGGGGCGCTGTTCGAGGATGTGCTGTACAGCAACGTCATTATGCAGGGCGGCGTGCTCCAGGATAATACGGGAGCCGTGGCAGCCATCAGTCCGGATTATTATCCCGAAGGCGGCCGTCATGATCTGCGCTTCCACACAATGATCGTTCACGGGGCAGAAGGACCGGTGCTGCCGCGTGAATACTGCGTCAGCTACAATGAATTTGTCGGTACAGGTTCGCTTCACCGTCCGTCCGGCGCGCTCAGACTGAGTAACATTCTGCACCGTAAGGGGCCAGGGTTCTTCGCAGTAGCCGGGGAAATTCAAGTGGCTGCGGGAGCTAAGACAGCTGTTGACCAGTTGACCGGCCTAGTCTCCGACAAGAGCGGGGCGCCTTGGAATGACACGGTGCTGGCGGATGAAGTGGGGGCGTTGGTCACCCGTTTCTCCGACCCATGCGCGGCGGAATCAGCGCTGGCGGAATCAGCCGGGTTCGTGCGGGATTACAGCAAGTTCCTGCAGGTATTCTCCGATGACAAGAATTTCGATGTATTTATCAACCGCAATCTGCCGTTTCAGGTGCTCTATCAAAGCTTTGTCTCCCGTTCCTTTTGCCAGACACAGAAGGGCTACAGGGAGATTGGCTTCCGCGAAATCCAGGATTTATACGCATCGATGTATTATTTTGTCGGTATGGGACAAAGCGCTCTGGTGAAAAGTCTGCTTAAAGAATGGACCGGTATGGTGTTTGAACTGGGCTATGCCTATCATAACTTCTTCTGGGCCGGCAAGGAGCCGGGCAAATGGTCCGACGATGCGTTATGGCTTGTTCAAGCCGTCTACCGCTATGTAATGCTTACCGGCGATCTCGAGTTCCTGGACGAGTCTTGTCCGGTAGCGGGACAAGAAGCCAGCCGGCCGGTCTTCGAGACACTCAAGGCGATTATTGTCTATTCAGGGAAGATTTCAATCGGCCGCCACGGTCTGCCCTTACTGGACTTCGCAGACTGGAACGACTGTCTTAAGCTGGATGACACGTATCTGAACGGTCCAGCTAAGGAAAAGCTCTACCGGGAGCAATTGCAGGCAGGCGGGGTCTTCGGGGATTCATTGGACAGCGATTATTCCGAGAGCGTTATGAACGCCTTCCTGCTGAAGGTAGCAGTAGATGAACTGTCCGCCCTGGCTGCCCGCAAAGGGGAGCAGGATGATGCCGATGAGCTGAACCGCTTCGGATCCAAGCTGCGCGAGCGTATCCAGGAGCATGCCTGGAAGGGCGATTTCTTCGCCCGCGTGCTCTTCAACCGGTACCAGAATGGCGAATATACTTATTTGGGAGCTGCCGGAGACGGTCTGTCAGCAGATCCGGCATCCGAGGGTTCTTACTTCTTAAATTCCTTCAGCTGGAGCATCCTGTCGGGCTGTGCCGATGAGTCGCAGATCTCGGTGATGCTGGACACTATGAAGTCGCATCTTATGACTCCTTTCGGATTGAAGCTGGTTTCCCCGGTTGCTTTGGGCCGGGTCTCTACCCACACAGCTTCGGACGAATACTTCCCGGGTGACCGGGAGAACGGCGGCGTATTCAAGCATGCCTGCATGATGGCCGCAGCTGCGATGTTCAAGGGTGCCAAGGAAGTCTCGGATTCAGGGCTTGCTGCCGAGCTGGGCCGCCTCGGCTATTGGCTGCTGGACCGGATCATGCCGTTCAAGACGATGGAAGATCCGTTTGCAGTCTGCGGAAATCCGCGATTCTGCACTCAATATAATAACAGCGAGACCGGTGAGAATATCGGTCCGATGCTAAGCGGCACCTCGACCTGGCTCACCCTCTCGCTGATGGAAGCGCTAGGCATTGAATATACGGCGCAGGGCATCGCACTGAGTCCGATCCTGCGGGAAGAGCAGACAGAATTCTCTTACACTCTGAAGCTTGGCAAATCTTCGTACTGTATCCGGATCAGTAAACCGGAAGGCTTCCGCCGGATGAACGGCGGTGATGCCCGTCTGACACTGGATGGCCGGGCGCTAGAGGATGGGTTTATTCCGACTCCGGATGACGGGCTCACCCACGAGGTGGAGCTGCGATTTGAAGAGTAA
- a CDS encoding carbohydrate ABC transporter permease, with amino-acid sequence MSTHRKRSVSSFLLTSLTWVIVVLTVFPILWMIFTSLHSNDQILNGITTFSLPKPQWVNYINMWDTVNFATYFRNSLLICGATTLLAGSFAVLAGYALARFDFPGSKLFSMSIISTQLIPGIMFLFPIYLMFLWIKNTFGLPMINTYWGMILVYTAFYTPISIWIMRSFFVSIPRDLEESATIDGCTKFQAFYKIILPLSLPGIIATGIFIFLTAWDELLFAWVLTTSADVQTIPVGIRLFVGQYNTRYDLLMAASTVVTVPVMVIFFMTQKYFISGMTAGAVKG; translated from the coding sequence ATGAGTACACACCGTAAACGTTCCGTCAGTTCGTTCCTGCTGACTTCACTGACCTGGGTTATCGTTGTATTGACGGTATTTCCCATTCTGTGGATGATCTTCACCTCTTTGCACTCCAATGACCAAATTCTGAACGGGATCACTACCTTCAGCCTGCCGAAGCCGCAGTGGGTCAATTATATCAATATGTGGGATACGGTGAATTTTGCCACCTATTTCCGCAACAGCCTTCTGATCTGCGGTGCGACAACCCTGCTTGCCGGCTCCTTTGCCGTTCTGGCCGGATATGCGCTGGCCCGGTTTGATTTTCCCGGATCGAAGCTGTTCAGCATGAGTATCATATCCACCCAGCTGATCCCGGGGATTATGTTCCTGTTCCCGATTTACCTGATGTTCCTGTGGATCAAGAATACGTTCGGTTTGCCGATGATCAATACGTACTGGGGAATGATTCTCGTCTATACGGCGTTCTACACCCCAATCAGTATCTGGATTATGCGAAGTTTCTTTGTCTCAATTCCAAGAGACCTGGAAGAGTCGGCCACGATTGACGGCTGTACGAAATTTCAGGCTTTTTACAAAATCATTCTGCCGTTGTCTCTGCCCGGCATTATTGCGACAGGCATATTCATCTTCCTTACGGCGTGGGATGAGCTCCTCTTCGCCTGGGTTTTGACAACCAGCGCTGATGTACAGACGATTCCGGTCGGTATCCGCTTGTTTGTCGGGCAATATAATACCCGCTACGACCTGCTGATGGCAGCCTCCACGGTGGTAACCGTGCCAGTCATGGTCATATTCTTCATGACCCAAAAATACTTTATCAGCGGTATGACCGCGGGGGCCGTCAAGGGCTGA
- a CDS encoding carbohydrate ABC transporter permease codes for MGLHTEKNLPAKAASDKRGLWRKRVRENKFAYMLMVPTIIFMLLVHLLPMIQGFWMSFLKLNQFTLGKYLKAPFVGIDNYIGLLFNTDNPVRQGLNFAIRNTAIYSVIVTIGVMIMGLMMALLLNRDFPGRSIARTAMLLPWVVPSYVVGVLWGFMWQKEGIINYFLVDVLHLFNEKPFWLLGPNTIWAIIIPTIWRGWPFLMVIFLAGLQTIPEDIYEAATIDGAGKFRQFWNMTLPMLKPVIAVQLLFQIINNVYSYNIVSTMFGNGAGYPGEWGDLLMTALTRQSFGYWSFGSGSAASIMLMFAMLMVVGVWYRVFRSELNAQ; via the coding sequence ATGGGGCTCCATACTGAAAAAAATCTGCCTGCGAAGGCTGCTTCCGACAAGCGCGGACTATGGCGCAAACGGGTCAGAGAGAATAAATTTGCTTACATGCTGATGGTGCCGACCATCATTTTCATGCTGTTGGTGCATTTGCTCCCTATGATTCAGGGATTCTGGATGTCATTCCTGAAGCTGAACCAATTTACACTGGGCAAATATCTCAAGGCGCCGTTTGTGGGGATCGACAATTATATTGGCCTGTTGTTCAACACCGATAACCCGGTCCGCCAGGGGCTCAATTTTGCCATCCGCAACACCGCGATTTATTCGGTCATTGTGACGATCGGTGTAATGATCATGGGCCTGATGATGGCCTTGCTGCTGAACCGTGATTTTCCCGGACGCAGCATTGCCCGCACAGCCATGCTGCTCCCATGGGTCGTTCCGTCTTATGTGGTCGGTGTGCTCTGGGGTTTCATGTGGCAGAAGGAAGGCATTATCAACTATTTCCTGGTCGATGTCTTGCATCTCTTCAATGAGAAGCCTTTCTGGCTGCTGGGGCCGAATACGATCTGGGCGATCATTATCCCAACCATCTGGCGCGGCTGGCCGTTCCTGATGGTCATTTTCCTGGCTGGACTCCAGACCATTCCCGAAGATATCTATGAAGCTGCAACCATTGACGGTGCGGGCAAATTCCGCCAGTTCTGGAACATGACGCTGCCGATGCTTAAGCCGGTTATTGCGGTACAGCTTTTATTCCAGATTATTAACAATGTCTACTCCTACAACATCGTCTCCACGATGTTCGGCAACGGTGCCGGATATCCGGGGGAATGGGGAGACCTCCTGATGACAGCCTTGACCCGCCAATCCTTCGGTTATTGGTCCTTCGGTTCGGGCTCTGCCGCTTCAATCATGCTGATGTTTGCCATGCTGATGGTCGTCGGTGTCTGGTACCGCGTCTTTAGATCGGAGTTGAATGCCCAATGA
- a CDS encoding sugar ABC transporter substrate-binding protein yields MKKTAVSITALLMAFSVVVSGCGGNNNQSSSANNGGKKEDSSATAAPATPSTDPVTLNAWVMPNSPKPDADFLKTLEPYLKEHPNVTMKVTVLDWGSAWTKITTAATSGEGPDLLQLGSTWVPAIASMGGIDKVTDKVADVGGAEAFLPAIWTTTSIAGDSEVYGVPWFVDARAIYYRTDVFKQAGVDTATAFKDWDSFKSALQAVNGQTVDGKKIAALGLPGKNDWNVVHNIFPWIWAAGGDVLSEDNKNVAFNEEKGLDGVMFYTGLAAEGLVDKSSLEKNSSQIESDFGDGKSAVIISGPWLAKNFATPKANGGMDDKKAAKNFAVAPLPAGPGGQATFVGGSELTVFSGSKNKEATWDLIKYLTGDEAQKAYAAVSGQLPARLSLLESPDLDASMKAFSEATKYGRTYPSIPQWGPTETALQKHFANIWDIVAGVKGKYSEETVKQELDSAAAEVKAIINQ; encoded by the coding sequence GTGAAAAAGACAGCAGTATCCATCACCGCACTACTCATGGCATTTTCAGTAGTGGTCAGCGGATGTGGAGGCAATAACAACCAATCAAGTTCGGCTAACAACGGAGGAAAGAAAGAAGATTCCAGTGCAACTGCCGCTCCTGCTACGCCAAGCACAGACCCTGTTACCCTGAACGCCTGGGTGATGCCGAACAGTCCCAAGCCGGATGCAGACTTCCTGAAGACGCTTGAACCTTACCTGAAAGAGCATCCGAATGTCACCATGAAGGTAACGGTACTTGACTGGGGCTCTGCCTGGACCAAGATTACGACAGCGGCTACAAGCGGGGAAGGTCCGGACCTGCTGCAGCTTGGATCAACCTGGGTACCGGCAATCGCCAGCATGGGCGGCATTGACAAAGTGACGGACAAAGTAGCCGATGTAGGCGGTGCTGAGGCTTTCCTGCCGGCCATCTGGACGACTACCTCTATCGCGGGCGACAGCGAGGTATACGGGGTGCCGTGGTTCGTGGATGCGCGGGCAATATACTACCGGACAGATGTATTCAAGCAAGCCGGTGTGGACACAGCAACAGCCTTTAAAGATTGGGATTCCTTCAAAAGCGCATTGCAAGCGGTCAACGGACAGACCGTTGACGGCAAAAAGATCGCTGCACTCGGACTTCCAGGTAAAAACGACTGGAACGTAGTGCATAATATCTTCCCTTGGATCTGGGCTGCAGGCGGCGATGTTCTCTCGGAAGATAACAAAAATGTTGCCTTCAACGAAGAGAAGGGGCTTGACGGCGTGATGTTCTACACCGGACTTGCCGCTGAAGGCCTTGTGGATAAATCTTCGCTTGAGAAGAATTCGTCGCAGATTGAGAGCGACTTCGGCGACGGTAAATCGGCGGTCATTATCTCCGGCCCTTGGCTCGCCAAGAACTTTGCGACACCGAAAGCAAACGGCGGTATGGATGACAAGAAAGCGGCCAAGAACTTCGCGGTGGCTCCGCTTCCTGCAGGTCCGGGCGGACAAGCTACCTTCGTCGGCGGCAGCGAGCTGACCGTATTCAGCGGCTCGAAGAACAAGGAAGCGACTTGGGATTTGATTAAGTACCTGACCGGCGATGAAGCGCAGAAGGCTTATGCTGCCGTATCCGGCCAGCTCCCGGCTCGACTGTCACTTCTGGAATCGCCTGATCTGGATGCCAGCATGAAAGCATTCTCGGAAGCCACGAAATACGGAAGAACCTATCCATCCATTCCCCAATGGGGACCTACGGAAACGGCGCTGCAAAAGCATTTTGCCAACATTTGGGATATTGTTGCCGGTGTGAAGGGCAAATATAGTGAAGAAACCGTCAAGCAAGAGCTGGATTCTGCAGCGGCCGAAGTCAAAGCAATTATTAACCAATAA
- a CDS encoding carbohydrate binding domain-containing protein gives MYRKGISKLLIAGMLLSGIQLPGNTGVAGAERLEKLPVSAAGTSTSGAIVAGKAAFADMNQHWASPAVDRLAAAGILQGNGQGRFGPSRAISRAEIAVILGRVFRYSAPGTAVFSDVSASSWYGKDVGGISAAGIIQGYADGRFQPGAAVTRQEAMTMLSRAFGLEAASPTTLAAQPDGSAVSGYAREAVSAMLDAGYLHGGPDGKLNPQTQMTRAELAELLGRMIGWISSGEGSYSIGGVSGNVIVNRANVQIEGGPVSGNLYVTAGVGEGEVSFSGIKVQGTTHISGGGDHSVVFRKSSLGQIKLNKPKAPVRLVLEDSSSVARIELLQPAKVEIGAGTRVEALIIGPGAAGSEIMNRGDIGLLETQADRVLLNGLALKAGETLRGLSGNGALPQASAAATFTGSGGDSGGAMPTPALMTPAPTATAGATPTATPVVTPPTPDNPWELVWNDEFDGSSIDKTKWNVQDTGTVYNNELEYYHPDNASLETESGQGVLALEARKEAYGGKSYTSGKLTSKLKGDWTYGKFTVRAKLPIQQGMWPAIWMMPTDEEKQYGPWPGSGEMDIMELTGPVAGDAEKADLYPRTVHGSLHYDIPHTSQSKTYILPEGTTFADAYHDFTLEWLPGLIRYYVDGKMYFETSDWGTKAEGQPDYYTYPAPFDRPFYMILNLAVGGDWPGNPAADFQSDKMYVDYVRVYKYNKLDQWPDVTGQRPTKPELSTPQRPALADGNQIYNGDFTGAEAVQGPPEYWELIENAGGEGTASVVDDIEKGKAVKVAVSKAGTQNYSIQLAQKPLLLEKGKSYKVTFDAKADAARPLMSKLTEFGGGWTAYSMERNFQLTPNWQSYEYTFNMSKSSDNNVRFEFNLGLNDIAAYFDNVRVVETEPLPVVRTPLPDGNLIYNGGFELGEGRLGYWTFAVKPESGAAAKASVTNALELPLMKREFKADVQTAGGSAEDVTLIQTGIPVTAGGVYQLTFEARSEQEQPVGIKLDGGDGKTVYPDGATFTLTPEWKSYTAEIELSGASGTEGTLSFLLGQAPGQTEIDNVRLVRMIDPPVFTNYLHLRGDQNWRSSGTGLIPSGEGGKDITDMDQGDYVEYKVVLPQAASIVPVARVSSIQADSGLELSVLDAGKQSVVTTSVYSTAIGDTGGLHSYRAIIGAPLELPAGIYYFRLGGSGYNLAWLDLTRELVVNGRFKGDSTEGWTLYKRDWDSNPVKNTVMNAVYGALRVDLGGTGDEDWNVQVKQGGVPVELGKKYLLRFDGEASIARDIRVLVQHDGTSDNNWTPYTNETVSLSEAGGHYEYLFTAPASDPAAVLQFSLGKVNGLLGEHTVRLSNISLLQVSPVMAGEAYGENLIPNGDFSAPLKGWSSYSSDSGELSIDNVNGALQIQVGSTGTNSWDRQVYYEGVAYNDGNHYTLTFKAKAEAARKMNISIGWLDVANNYTWNGYTSKVVDLDTEYAEYTLEFDVAGGSTSIGRISFELGNITDGGTGHLAVDVDDIVLTNNGTVAAP, from the coding sequence ATGTACCGTAAAGGAATATCCAAGCTGCTGATTGCCGGTATGCTGCTGTCAGGGATTCAGCTTCCGGGAAACACGGGAGTGGCAGGAGCAGAGAGACTGGAAAAGCTTCCCGTATCAGCCGCAGGCACAAGCACAAGCGGCGCTATTGTAGCCGGAAAGGCAGCATTTGCCGATATGAATCAGCACTGGGCTTCGCCAGCGGTGGACAGGCTGGCAGCCGCCGGAATCCTGCAGGGGAATGGGCAGGGAAGATTTGGACCAAGCCGTGCAATCTCGCGCGCAGAGATAGCGGTTATCCTGGGCCGTGTGTTTCGTTACTCAGCTCCGGGAACGGCTGTGTTCAGTGATGTAAGCGCTTCTTCCTGGTATGGCAAGGATGTGGGCGGGATTAGTGCAGCCGGCATAATCCAAGGTTACGCGGACGGACGGTTTCAGCCGGGAGCGGCTGTAACCCGGCAGGAGGCCATGACGATGCTGAGCCGGGCTTTCGGCCTGGAGGCGGCTTCGCCAACTACGCTGGCCGCGCAGCCTGACGGATCAGCGGTCAGCGGCTATGCCCGGGAAGCAGTGAGTGCCATGCTTGACGCAGGCTACCTGCACGGCGGGCCGGATGGCAAGCTGAATCCGCAGACGCAGATGACCCGGGCTGAACTGGCGGAGCTCCTGGGCCGGATGATCGGGTGGATCAGTTCAGGCGAAGGAAGCTATTCGATTGGCGGGGTGTCCGGCAATGTAATTGTGAACCGGGCGAATGTACAGATCGAAGGCGGACCGGTTAGCGGGAATCTCTATGTGACTGCCGGAGTAGGAGAGGGAGAGGTATCGTTCTCGGGAATCAAGGTGCAGGGAACCACTCATATCTCGGGAGGTGGTGACCATTCGGTAGTTTTCCGTAAATCTTCACTGGGACAGATCAAGCTGAACAAGCCCAAAGCCCCGGTACGGCTCGTGCTGGAGGATAGCAGCTCCGTAGCCCGGATTGAATTGCTCCAGCCGGCCAAGGTTGAGATTGGGGCCGGCACAAGGGTGGAAGCACTGATTATCGGTCCCGGCGCTGCCGGATCAGAGATTATGAACCGGGGGGACATCGGCCTGCTGGAGACCCAAGCGGATCGTGTGCTGCTCAACGGCCTAGCACTCAAGGCTGGTGAGACGCTTCGGGGCTTGTCCGGTAATGGAGCTTTGCCGCAGGCAAGCGCAGCCGCCACCTTTACGGGGAGCGGAGGGGATTCAGGCGGAGCGATGCCAACGCCTGCACTTATGACACCTGCCCCAACAGCGACAGCTGGGGCAACGCCGACTGCAACACCGGTGGTTACTCCGCCAACCCCTGACAATCCATGGGAGCTGGTCTGGAACGACGAATTCGACGGTAGCTCCATAGATAAGACCAAATGGAATGTGCAGGATACCGGAACGGTATACAACAATGAACTCGAATATTATCATCCGGACAACGCTTCGCTCGAAACCGAGAGCGGACAGGGTGTGCTGGCACTGGAAGCACGGAAGGAAGCATACGGCGGGAAGTCGTATACTTCCGGCAAGCTGACCTCCAAGCTGAAGGGCGACTGGACTTACGGCAAATTCACGGTGCGCGCCAAGCTGCCGATTCAGCAGGGCATGTGGCCGGCCATCTGGATGATGCCAACCGACGAAGAGAAGCAGTACGGACCTTGGCCGGGAAGCGGCGAGATGGACATTATGGAATTAACGGGACCGGTGGCCGGTGATGCAGAGAAGGCTGATCTGTACCCGAGAACGGTTCATGGTTCGCTTCATTACGACATCCCGCATACGTCACAGTCCAAGACCTACATTCTGCCGGAGGGCACGACGTTCGCTGATGCTTATCATGACTTCACACTGGAATGGCTCCCGGGACTGATCCGGTATTATGTGGACGGTAAAATGTATTTTGAAACAAGCGATTGGGGAACGAAGGCTGAAGGCCAGCCGGATTATTATACCTATCCCGCACCGTTTGACCGGCCGTTCTATATGATTCTTAATCTGGCAGTGGGCGGCGATTGGCCGGGTAACCCGGCAGCTGACTTCCAGTCGGACAAAATGTATGTCGATTATGTCCGGGTCTACAAGTACAACAAGCTCGATCAATGGCCGGACGTAACAGGACAACGGCCGACAAAGCCGGAGCTGTCGACTCCGCAGCGCCCTGCCCTTGCCGACGGGAACCAGATTTATAACGGTGACTTTACGGGTGCAGAAGCGGTTCAAGGCCCGCCGGAATATTGGGAATTGATCGAGAATGCGGGGGGTGAGGGAACAGCTTCCGTCGTTGACGATATAGAAAAGGGTAAGGCGGTGAAGGTGGCTGTCAGCAAAGCTGGAACCCAGAACTATTCCATTCAGCTCGCTCAGAAGCCGCTTCTGCTGGAGAAGGGCAAGTCCTACAAAGTCACATTCGATGCCAAGGCGGATGCGGCCCGACCGCTGATGAGCAAGCTGACCGAATTCGGCGGCGGATGGACGGCTTATTCCATGGAACGCAATTTCCAGCTTACGCCGAACTGGCAATCGTATGAATATACCTTCAACATGTCGAAGAGTTCCGATAACAATGTCCGTTTCGAGTTCAATCTTGGTCTGAACGACATTGCAGCCTATTTCGACAATGTCAGGGTGGTAGAGACGGAGCCCCTGCCAGTGGTACGTACTCCGTTGCCTGACGGCAACCTGATCTATAATGGCGGATTCGAGCTGGGAGAAGGGCGGCTGGGCTACTGGACCTTCGCCGTTAAGCCGGAATCGGGCGCTGCTGCGAAAGCCAGTGTAACCAATGCTCTGGAACTGCCGCTGATGAAGCGTGAATTCAAGGCAGATGTCCAGACAGCCGGAGGCTCGGCTGAGGATGTGACGCTGATCCAGACAGGAATCCCTGTGACAGCCGGGGGAGTCTATCAGCTTACGTTCGAGGCGAGATCGGAGCAGGAGCAGCCGGTCGGCATCAAGCTGGACGGCGGCGATGGGAAGACCGTCTATCCTGACGGGGCAACATTCACTCTGACGCCGGAGTGGAAGAGCTATACAGCGGAAATAGAGCTGTCCGGCGCGTCCGGAACTGAAGGTACATTATCGTTCCTTCTGGGCCAGGCTCCGGGGCAGACCGAGATTGACAATGTACGTCTGGTAAGGATGATTGATCCGCCTGTATTCACTAACTACCTGCATCTGCGGGGGGACCAGAACTGGAGATCATCGGGTACCGGCCTGATTCCGAGCGGCGAAGGCGGCAAGGACATCACGGATATGGACCAGGGCGACTATGTAGAATACAAAGTGGTGCTGCCTCAGGCTGCCAGCATTGTTCCCGTGGCCCGGGTATCCAGTATACAGGCAGACTCCGGGCTGGAGCTGTCGGTTCTGGATGCCGGCAAACAGAGTGTAGTGACGACCTCTGTCTATAGTACGGCAATCGGAGATACCGGAGGACTTCATTCCTACCGCGCAATCATCGGGGCACCGCTTGAGCTGCCTGCCGGAATCTATTACTTCCGTCTTGGCGGCAGCGGCTATAATCTGGCCTGGCTGGATCTGACCCGCGAGCTGGTGGTGAACGGCCGCTTCAAGGGCGATTCTACCGAAGGCTGGACGCTGTACAAGAGGGATTGGGACAGTAATCCGGTGAAGAACACCGTAATGAACGCTGTGTATGGTGCACTGCGGGTTGACCTTGGCGGCACCGGTGATGAAGACTGGAACGTACAGGTGAAGCAAGGGGGAGTACCGGTAGAATTGGGCAAGAAGTACCTGCTTCGCTTCGATGGGGAGGCATCAATAGCCAGAGATATCCGGGTGCTTGTTCAGCATGACGGTACTTCGGACAATAATTGGACCCCGTATACGAACGAGACAGTAAGTCTGAGCGAAGCGGGCGGACATTATGAATATCTGTTCACTGCTCCGGCAAGCGATCCCGCTGCTGTGCTGCAGTTCAGTCTGGGCAAGGTTAACGGGCTGCTGGGAGAGCATACGGTTAGACTGAGCAATATTTCCCTGCTGCAGGTGAGCCCGGTCATGGCGGGTGAGGCGTATGGGGAGAATCTGATTCCAAACGGAGACTTCTCGGCTCCGCTTAAGGGCTGGAGCAGCTATTCCTCCGACAGCGGCGAGCTGTCCATTGACAATGTGAATGGGGCGCTGCAGATCCAGGTCGGTTCCACAGGGACGAACAGCTGGGACCGGCAGGTCTATTACGAGGGAGTAGCCTACAACGATGGCAATCATTATACACTTACCTTCAAAGCTAAGGCAGAAGCAGCGCGCAAAATGAACATCAGCATCGGCTGGCTGGATGTCGCGAACAATTACACCTGGAACGGGTATACGAGCAAGGTGGTAGATCTTGATACGGAATACGCGGAATATACCCTGGAATTCGATGTTGCCGGAGGCAGCACCTCCATCGGCCGGATTTCTTTTGAGCTGGGGAATATAACGGATGGCGGTACAGGCCATCTTGCGGTGGACGTCGATGACATTGTGCTGACGAACAACGGAACCGTAGCTGCACCTTGA